One window of the Saccopteryx bilineata isolate mSacBil1 chromosome 2, mSacBil1_pri_phased_curated, whole genome shotgun sequence genome contains the following:
- the PHLDA1 gene encoding pleckstrin homology-like domain family A member 1, which produces MRRASAAERLAELGLPPRRGRQEPPFPLGVTRGWEGWPIQKRSEGARPVPFSERSQEDGRGPATRSCGTWWRIRTRLPLCPDPARPPLCFLRVRLVCALRAGGRGSRRGEDGARLLLLPPVRAAGSGEVEPGGAAPYAGKMLESSGCKALKEGVLEKRSDGLLQLWKKKCCILTEEGLLLIPPKQLQHQHQQQQPQPGQGPAEPSQPGGPAVASLEPPVKLKELHFSNMKTVDCVERKGKYMYFTVVMAEGKEIDFRCPQDQGWNAEITLQMVQYKNRQAILAVKSTRQKQQHLVQQQPPQPQLQPQPQPQPQPQPQPQPQPQAKPQPQHQQLHPYPHPHPHPHQLPHPHHQPHPLQQPLSQPHGHRLLRSTSNSA; this is translated from the coding sequence ATGAGGCGTGCGTCGGCGGCTGAGCGCCTCGCAGAGCTGGGCTTACCCCCGCGGCGCGGGCGCCAGGAGCCGCCTTTTCCGCTGGGTGTCACTCGCGGGTGGGAGGGATGGCCCATTCAAAAGCGCAGCGAGGGGGCCCGGCCGGTGCCCTTCAGTGAGCGCTCGCAAGAAGACGGCAGAGGCCCGGCGACTCGCAGCTGCGGGACCTGGTGGCGCATCAGGACGCGGCTGCCCCTCTGCCCGGACCCCGCGCGCCCGCCGCTCTGCTTCCTGCGTGTTCGCCTCGTCTGCGCGCTCCGGGCGGGCGGCCGCGGGAGCCGCCGGGGCGAGGACGGAGCGCGGCTGTTGCTGCTGCCTCCGGTCCGGGCGGCGGGGAGCGGAGAGGTCGAGCCGGGCGGCGCAGCCCCCTATGCCGGGAAGATGCTGGAGAGCAGCGGCTGTAAGGCGCTGAAAGAGGGTGTGCTGGAGAAGCGAAGCGACGGGTTGCTGCAGCTCTGGAAGAAAAAGTGCTGCATCCTCACTGAGGAGGGGCTTTTGCTCATCCCGCCCAAGCAGCTGCAACACCAGCACCAGCAGCAGCAACCGCAGCCCGGGCAGGGGCCGGCGGAGCCGTCCCAACCTGGAGGCCCCGCAGTGGCCAGCCTGGAGCCGCCGGTCAAGCTCAAGGAATTGCACTTTTCCAACATGAAGACCGTGGATTGCGTAGAGCGCAAAGGCAAGTATATGTACTTCACTGTGGTGATGGCCGAGGGCAAAGAGATCGACTTTCGGTGCCCGCAGGACCAGGGCTGGAACGCAGAGATCACGCTGCAGATGGTGCAGTACAAGAATCGGCAGGCCATCCTGGCGGTCAAGTCCACGCGGCAGAAGCAACAGCACCTGGTCCAGCAGCAGCCGCCGCAGCCGCAGCTtcagccccagccccaaccccagccGCAGCCCCAGCCGCAGCCGCAGCCCCAACCCCAAGccaagccccagccccagcatcaGCAGCTCCACCCGTACCCGCATCCACACCCGCACCCACATCAACTACCGCACCCGCACCATCAACCGCACCCGCTCCAACAACCGCTCTCGCAGCCGCACGGCCACCGGCTTCTCCGCAGCACCTCCAACTCTGCCTGA